Within Brachyhypopomus gauderio isolate BG-103 chromosome 4, BGAUD_0.2, whole genome shotgun sequence, the genomic segment CTCAAGTCACCGGTTTCTGTAAGGACTACAgtacccatacacacaaacttTGTGAAATTCACAGACTAACATTCACATGTTAGTCTTTTTGCAGGAACAGTTGATTTCCATGTGACTCAAAGTTCTGACCTCTGAAATGATCATGTTTTACATTagcagcatttagcagacacttgTGACAAAATGCTTAAATTATCTTCAGGCAGCAAAAAATAGTTTGGAGTCCAAAAAAACCAAGTGCATCAAATATTGCACCCCAGCGCCGGAGTGCTGCCTCAGATGGGAGTTGTACATCAGTGCGTGACACAGGGAGCAGCAGGACTGTCTTTGGCTTTGCAGGCAGACCTGTAATGAGCCAGTGAAGTGAAGGTAGTAGTGGACTGATGTGGGATCGATCCAGGAGCAGTGAAGACCTGCCATGATTCAATGTACTGGACCAGTCGCGAGGGCCTGACGGTGCACACACAGGGAGACGTACCAGGAGTGAGCTGCACTAGTCGGGTCTGGACCGTAGACTGAAGTACGAGCGTCCTCtctaaagacaaaaacaaatttcccaAATGCCGCCGAAAAGAAAGCTGCCAACTGAGTCAAGTTTCACCTGATCTGCAAATAACAGCTGGTGGTCCACACTGCACTGTTGGACAGTGATCAGTGACTCGAGATGGCAAAGCTCTGAACACCAGAAGGATATGTAGGAACTTGTGGGGGTGAGCAGCCATCCATGATATGGTGGTGAGGAGGAAGCGGACCTGGCCGAGGAGAGACGTGAGAAACACTGATGGATCCTGTTAACATTCTCAAATGTGGCAAAAACCCTGAGATTGGAGTGGTGGgtagaggagaacagacacgtGTGGACTTCAGTGTCTTGTAGAAAACAACCCTGGCAGCTCTGAGGAGAACTTGGAGATGAGTGACTAGAAAAAGCAAAGATCAGAATCTAGTTGTGATTGCCCCCACAATTTCTCTGCCGTTCTTATTTCCCTCTAGTTGCTGCAGAGGATATCGGGCCTGGAGGAAAGAGGACGTAGGAGGTTAAtcgaagaggagagagggagagagcgagggagagagagaggaaaaggagCCCTGTTGTGGAAGGGATGGTGTACCAGCAGAggcaggggaggagggagaCGGTTGAAGGTTGAGATGACTGAAGGAGACATGTGTAGGTGTGGacagggagaggagagtgtgggaGAATGAAGCATAGAAAGTGATGATCTGTGAGGTGAAGGGGAGGTCGCCATCAGCTCCAGTGTTGGGCCTGGCTGCTGAAGTTCAGAGTGCCTGGCCTGCTCTGTGCATTGGAGGATGGAGGCTGAGTTCATACGAGATGACTGCAGTTTGCCTGGTGGGAGATTTAAGTGACTAAAGGAGAATGAGGGGTCCCATCAACGAGAGGTGGACGAATGTTCAGCTCGTACGTAAGGTTGCCCTCGTGCGACACACGACCGTGATGTGATTCTGAATGGGAAAGAAATGGCTGACCAGATGATCTTCAACAGGAAGTAGAAAGGTAGGGAAAAGTGAGTTAGGCACAGCACCAAACTGGAGAGAGAAACCaaactgaccccccccccccaaatatggGAGGGAGTAAACCCAGAAGACCAGAGTAGCAGAGTTGCCCTGGTTGTCAAGGTCTTTGAAAGGGCTAAGAACTGAATTTGTAAATGCGAAGGGTTGGATGAAGGCCACTTTCTGGACAGTCCATCCCACTGTGAGAGAACAGCTGTATGAGGTTGAGGTGGTTGATATGGTGGTTTCTGTGGTGGTTGTACTGATGTTCTGTGGGCGAtgggcttaaaaaaaaaaaaaaaacgtaagtAAATATTTTGGTGATTGATATTGAGTACTATTGGGTTCATCTATAGAATTTTGAAAGCTTGACTATCTAAGCAATAGTATATTCACCTCATCTTACAAAGTAGAGGATACAGCTGTCAATATGAGCAGAATATAAATTTACAGTAAACATTTACAATAAACATTGTTCAAGAAGCTGAAGTTGGCTTTTATATGCCACCATAAAAAGGTAGAAAGAATTATTGAGCATATTTAAGGTGGCAAAATTGAAGAGGCTGTTAAGGTGGAATGAAAAATTCAGATAAAGCAACTACAGTCCTGAGCTTTCTACAGAGTTGATGGAGAGAGATTGAATATTTGGAAATCttaatatacatataaatagCAAATTAGACATAAATGATTTCATGTGTCCAGCAGTGTCTGGCTGCCGGTGCCGTTGGAAGCAGAAACAAGCCAGAGACCCTTTTCCCTTTTTGAAATGTGCCTTGAGATGAATATTGAAATTATTTGAGGAAAAAATACTTCCGTGGAGATTGTGCCTTGTGGAATTAATTTCTAATTAATAAAACTTTCTTCACTTGACTGAACTGCTTGTATTTTATTCCCTactgtttaatttcatcttcatCAGTTATTCATTCTGATGGATGAAGATGCTATTGGACTCTTTCTAATCTCATCGCTTTTCACACCTCTTGGGCCTTCATGCCAACACCAGTTTTGCAAGTCCCATGTGTTCCAGCTGTGCGTACAAAGCCAGGGGGGCGGGTCTGCGACTCCCAGGCAGGTCTGTGACTCCCAATCGTGTCTGTCAGGTCTGCGACTCCCAATCGTGTCTGTCAGGTCTGTGACTCCCAATCGTGTCTGTCGGGTCTATGACTCCCTGGCAggtctaagtttttttttttttttttttttctttcaggtgGTGCACCAAAAATGAGAATAAATTAATCAGCCTCAAGATACAAGTCCTGTAAAATCATTTTAACATTTACATTAATATTTACATAATTCAGTTGAGGAAATGGTGGCATAATTATTCCATCATGTCAAGGGTCTTGGTCTCCAGTTGCCAATTTCCTATTCAAGGTATCatacatatttatatacacTAACGGTAACACAGTGAGTGTTCAAGTTGTAAACTAATCTGCTGTTAATCAGCAGTAGTGTTGGTTATAACGTTATGCGCTCTTGCATTAAACAGATTCAAACTGTTTTCACTGCAGGTGATTTATTTCAGACAGCCAACAGGCCTCTCAGGACGTCGCGGTGGGTCTGTTCTTACATCAGAGATGGAAACGGTGGAGAAAAAATGCAATTGTAACATTTTTCTTACCTATGTACTgtcattatttattcataaaTGGTTGTTTTGTATGAAGTCCTCCGCTGATAACAGCTAGGAAGACGCCCATTAAAGCTGTAAGCGGAGAGGTATGTTTACAGCAGAAAATGTGATTTCCAAACTATTCAgtaagatggagagagacttcaattcctcccctccctctgtaCCACTTCAACACAGCAGTACAGCAGTTCATGCTACTTAATCACCAGAGCAGGATTCAAGTGAGTAAAATACCATGAAATTTAATTCGGTGAAGTATTACAAACGGCTGAACGTCTACAGAATGATTTGGTTTTTGAAGCTCCTGTTGAGATCTTTGTGAGGGAGCACGATGGAGTTGAGGATGATGACTTCAGCGGGGATGGTTACATTACAGCCTGTGCAGAGGAAGATGACAGACATCATAAAGGAGTCACTTCTACCGCACATTTATATGACGGCGGATTGTTAAGACCGTACCTAGAATGGTTATGGATGGAGTTAGCTTTCCGTCTCTGAAAAGGGTTTCGCTGTCGATTTTGGCGTAGGGGTCGTTGGGGTTCGGGTCGCTGGGAGTCCCTTCAACTCTTGCCCATTTACCAACGGTACTGTCCCAGCCCACAATACTGTTCAGCACACAGCTGTGatcctgcacaacacacacaatatgCACGTCTGCACTGGAAAAAACGGGTTGTTTCTGTTAATAGACAGTTGAAGGAGCAGCGGGAGTGCAGTGGTGCATGCTGGGAGTGGAGCCGCGTGCCTGCAGTGTAGCTCCGTGGAGGATCAGggactctctcactctcacaccagCCCCGATCGTCACACCGGTGCCGATGGACACGTTCGGACCCAGCTAGCAGAGGGAGGAAAACGAGGCAGGTTTTCTCTCATGAAAATAGAAGAAGAAACCAAACATAACGGATCTTGAGCCAGTTTACACCGTGATAAATGGTATCTAAAGTACaagtgccctctagtggctgaaACCTGTCTACACAGAGCAATATTGCTTTATGTTTTGACAGTACATGAAGCACTTGGGTCGTAAGTGTTTGCGGCTTCCTGCGAGCCAAGGATGTGTGGTGGCTTCACGTACCACAGCAGTGGGGTCTATATTTGCCGTCGGATGGATGTAAACGTTGCCTAAAAGCAGAAGACATGTATATTAGAAtaggggtgtgggaggggccagtccaacACAAGTCCAACAAGAGTTAAGAGATTTACCCCTGATGCTGGGCCCCCCCGGCCTGAGTGTGGCTAGTCTCTCGGGATGGGTCGCGCGGTACTGGTGAAGATACAGTCGACTTGCATAGATGGCTGATCTAGGGGAAAACAATAAACACCCTTTGTTTACCTTTTCTTTACATGCCACCACATTTATGATTTATAACAGACATGAAGCTGGATCAGGGTAAAGGGACGAGCGTCTCCAGCAGGACGGGGGACGTCTCTCAGGACGGCTGTGTCCCGCACTCACCCTGCTGATTTGATCTGGCTCCAGAAGTGCTGGGTTTTGTGGACGTACAGCTTGCCCTGGCCCGCCAGTGCGGTGAAGATGTCCTGCTCCAAACGGATCACCTCGGCTCGGAGCCACCCGTTGGACTGCTCATCTCTGCAAACGCAGGACGCCAGACACAATACAGCCACGTTCTGGGCGGGTATGGGACTACACT encodes:
- the gmppaa gene encoding mannose-1-phosphate guanylyltransferase regulatory subunit alpha-A isoform X2, with protein sequence MLKAVILIGGPQKGTRFRPLSFEVPKPLFPVAGVPMLQHHMEACAKIPNMKEVLLIGFYQPNEELNRFISSAQQDLKVSVRYLQEYAALGTGGGIYHFRDQILSGSPEAFFVMNADVCSEFPLQDMLNFQKEHGDAQSFVILGTTANRKQSLNYGCIVENDQTSEVLHYVEKPSTFVSDIINCGIYLFTPDIFQHIGAVFQKNQQEALMYPYGGDEQSNGWLRAEVIRLEQDIFTALAGQGKLYVHKTQHFWSQIKSAGSAIYASRLYLHQYRATHPERLATLRPGGPSIRGNVYIHPTANIDPTAVLGPNVSIGTGVTIGAGVRVRESLILHGATLQDHSCVLNSIVGWDSTVGKWARVEGTPSDPNPNDPYAKIDSETLFRDGKLTPSITILGCNVTIPAEVIILNSIVLPHKDLNRSFKNQIIL
- the gmppaa gene encoding mannose-1-phosphate guanylyltransferase regulatory subunit alpha-A isoform X4 — translated: MLKAVILIGGPQKGTRFRPLSFEVPKPLFPVAGVPMLQHHMEACAKIPNMKEVLLIGFYQPNEELNRFISSAQQDLKVSVRYLQEYAALGTGGGIYHFRDQILSGSPEAFFVMNADVCSEFPLQDMLNFQKEHGDAQSFVILGTTANRKQSLNYGCIVENDQTSEVLHYVEKPSTFVSDIINCGIYLFTPDIFQHIGAVFQKNQQEALIDEQSNGWLRAEVIRLEQDIFTALAGQGKLYVHKTQHFWSQIKSAGSAIYASRLYLHQYRATHPERLATLRPGGPSIRGNVYIHPTANIDPTAVLGPNVSIGTGVTIGAGVRVRESLILHGATLQDHSCVLNSIVGWDSTVGKWARVEGTPSDPNPNDPYAKIDSETLFRDGKLTPSITILGCNVTIPAEVIILNSIVLPHKDLNRSFKNQIIL
- the gmppaa gene encoding mannose-1-phosphate guanylyltransferase regulatory subunit alpha-A isoform X3 — protein: MDVLQCWWASVRLLRAQGTRFRPLSFEVPKPLFPVAGVPMLQHHMEACAKIPNMKEVLLIGFYQPNEELNRFISSAQQDLKVSVRYLQEYAALGTGGGIYHFRDQILSGSPEAFFVMNADVCSEFPLQDMLNFQKEHGDAQSFVILGTTANRKQSLNYGCIVENDQTSEVLHYVEKPSTFVSDIINCGIYLFTPDIFQHIGAVFQKNQQEALIDEQSNGWLRAEVIRLEQDIFTALAGQGKLYVHKTQHFWSQIKSAGSAIYASRLYLHQYRATHPERLATLRPGGPSIRGNVYIHPTANIDPTAVLGPNVSIGTGVTIGAGVRVRESLILHGATLQDHSCVLNSIVGWDSTVGKWARVEGTPSDPNPNDPYAKIDSETLFRDGKLTPSITILGCNVTIPAEVIILNSIVLPHKDLNRSFKNQIIL